The following DNA comes from Paraburkholderia sp. PGU19.
CGACCTTCGACAGCAATCCGCCGTTTGGCTTCGTCGACCCGAAAAACAATCAGATTGTCGGGCTCGATGTCGATTACGCGCGCGCCGTCGCGGACAGACTCGGCGTGAAGCTCGAAATCCAGCCGACCAATCCCGCCAACCGCATTGCGTTTCTGAAATCCGGCAAGGTCGATCTGGTGTTCGCAAACTTCACGATCACCGACGAGCGCAAGAAAGAAGTCGATTTCAGCACACCGTATTTTGCGTCGGGCACGCAGTTCATCGCGAAGAAGGGCGTGCTGAAAACGCCGCAGCAACTGAACAGCCTGCGCGTCGGCGCCGATAAAGGCACGACGAACGAGCAGCAGGTTCGCGCGCAATTTCCGGGCGCGACGATCGTCGCATACGACGACACGCCGTTCGCATTCGCTGCGCTGCGCACGGGCAACGTGCAGGCGATCACGCAGGACGGCCCGAAGCTCGTCGCGCTGCTGGCGAACGTGCCGGACAAGGCGAACTACGAAATCTCGCCGTTCACGATTTCCACCGACTACGAA
Coding sequences within:
- a CDS encoding ABC transporter substrate-binding protein; the protein is MKIRFAGAVIMGLMLAASSAAHADRLDDIKKAGVLRVATFDSNPPFGFVDPKNNQIVGLDVDYARAVADRLGVKLEIQPTNPANRIAFLKSGKVDLVFANFTITDERKKEVDFSTPYFASGTQFIAKKGVLKTPQQLNSLRVGADKGTTNEQQVRAQFPGATIVAYDDTPFAFAALRTGNVQAITQDGPKLVALLANVPDKANYEISPFTISTDYEGVGVPKGETRLLNVVDDTLKGLEANGTASKIYDQWFGPTSRAPLPRLFKIGDPQKS